In the genome of Streptomyces pactum, one region contains:
- a CDS encoding tetratricopeptide repeat protein has translation MRRPFLSRLARGRKTPPAAPDATTPPTGPEETTPPSEPAGAAPRVAASGRHSAAIGRDNYGTVQTGDHATAVSLPAEAFRPLARVAARAGMDNLPLRPALFVGRDDALRRLDAAMMSTGGVLVQAVHGLGGVGKSTLAAHWAATRPHGCSPVRWINADSPAGIQEGLAALASALQPALATLLPSEELADRAVQWLATHTGWLLILDNVNDPADIAPLLARAPGGRFLITSRLATTWHHLTTVVRLDVLDQTEALHLLTRLATGPAPGRDMDGAAELCAELGHLPLAVEQAGAYLAQNPLTTPRTYLDLLTHAPATMYGQGAVGTTPERTIARIWRTTLDRIQADQPHAADLLRTLAWYAPDHIPTELLGDVTGCPEVNAALGLLAAYSMVTPDPATGTLSVHRLVQALARTPDPDDPHRTPDTIDRARHRATTHLDSALPGTVYDPADWDRWLTLLPHIDALADRAPGDADTEATAALLHRAGTFLTDQGQLTRAIDHLQRALAWNVRAQGEDHPDTLTSRNNLARAYGAVGDLGRAVPLFEQTLADRVRVLGEDHPSTLTSRNNLAYGYGAVGDLGRAVPLFEQTLADRVRVLGEDHPDTLTSRNNLAHAYESVGDLERAVPLYEQTLTDCVRVLGEGHPLTATVRGNLAHALSQRAADED, from the coding sequence GTGAGGCGGCCCTTCCTGTCCCGGCTGGCCCGCGGCCGGAAGACGCCACCGGCCGCGCCCGACGCGACCACCCCGCCGACCGGGCCCGAGGAGACCACCCCGCCGTCCGAGCCTGCCGGGGCCGCCCCGCGGGTGGCGGCGTCCGGGAGGCATTCGGCCGCCATCGGGCGGGACAACTACGGGACGGTGCAGACCGGTGACCACGCCACCGCCGTCTCCCTCCCGGCGGAGGCCTTCCGGCCCCTGGCGCGGGTGGCGGCGCGTGCGGGGATGGACAACCTGCCGCTGCGCCCCGCCCTGTTCGTCGGCCGCGACGACGCCCTGCGACGGCTCGACGCCGCCATGATGTCCACGGGCGGGGTCCTGGTGCAGGCCGTCCACGGGCTGGGCGGGGTCGGCAAGAGCACCCTGGCCGCACACTGGGCCGCCACCCGCCCCCACGGCTGCTCCCCCGTCCGCTGGATCAACGCCGACAGCCCCGCCGGCATCCAGGAAGGACTGGCAGCGCTGGCCTCCGCGCTGCAACCGGCCCTCGCTACGCTGCTGCCCTCCGAGGAACTGGCCGACCGCGCCGTCCAGTGGCTGGCCACCCACACCGGCTGGCTGCTGATCCTGGACAACGTCAACGACCCCGCCGATATCGCCCCCCTGCTCGCCCGGGCACCCGGCGGACGGTTCCTGATCACCAGCAGACTCGCCACCACCTGGCACCACCTCACCACCGTGGTCCGCCTGGACGTACTCGACCAGACCGAAGCACTGCACCTGCTCACCCGCCTGGCCACCGGCCCCGCCCCGGGGCGGGACATGGACGGCGCCGCCGAGCTGTGCGCCGAACTCGGCCACCTCCCCCTGGCCGTCGAACAGGCGGGCGCCTACCTGGCGCAGAACCCCCTCACCACACCCCGCACCTACCTGGACCTCCTCACCCACGCCCCCGCCACGATGTACGGCCAAGGCGCCGTGGGCACCACACCCGAGCGCACCATCGCCCGAATCTGGCGCACCACCCTGGACCGGATCCAAGCCGACCAGCCCCACGCCGCCGACCTGCTGCGCACCCTGGCCTGGTACGCCCCCGACCACATCCCCACCGAACTCCTGGGAGATGTCACCGGCTGCCCCGAGGTGAACGCCGCGCTCGGCCTCCTCGCCGCCTACAGCATGGTCACCCCTGACCCCGCGACCGGCACCCTGTCCGTTCACCGGCTCGTCCAAGCCCTCGCCCGCACCCCGGACCCCGACGACCCCCACCGCACCCCCGACACCATCGACCGGGCCCGCCACCGCGCCACCACCCACCTGGACAGCGCCCTCCCCGGCACCGTGTACGACCCTGCCGACTGGGACCGCTGGCTCACCCTGCTCCCCCACATCGATGCCCTGGCCGACCGCGCCCCCGGTGACGCCGACACCGAGGCGACGGCAGCTCTTCTCCACCGCGCCGGGACCTTCCTCACCGACCAGGGCCAACTCACCCGCGCCATCGACCACCTCCAACGCGCACTCGCCTGGAATGTGCGAGCGCAAGGTGAGGACCACCCAGACACCCTGACCTCCCGGAACAACCTCGCCCGCGCCTACGGGGCGGTGGGTGATCTGGGGCGGGCGGTCCCGCTGTTCGAGCAGACCCTCGCCGACCGTGTGCGAGTGTTGGGTGAGGACCACCCCAGCACCCTGACCTCCCGGAACAACCTCGCCTACGGCTACGGGGCGGTGGGTGATCTGGGGCGGGCGGTCCCGCTGTTCGAGCAGACCCTCGCCGACCGTGTGCGAGTGTTGGGTGAGGACCACCCCGACACCCTGACCTCCCGGAACAACCTCGCCCACGCCTACGAGTCGGTGGGGGATCTGGAGCGGGCCGTCCCGC
- a CDS encoding DUF397 domain-containing protein, with the protein MSLKPCDGGAAEPVWFKSSYSGSNNNDCVEVAWFKSSYSGSDNNDCVEIAATTGTIRVRDSKDPHGPQLAFSPEAWADFVRFAATF; encoded by the coding sequence ATGAGTCTCAAGCCCTGTGATGGGGGCGCTGCCGAGCCGGTGTGGTTCAAGAGCAGCTACAGCGGCAGCAACAACAACGACTGCGTCGAGGTCGCGTGGTTCAAGAGCAGCTACAGCGGTAGCGATAACAACGACTGCGTCGAGATCGCCGCGACCACCGGCACGATCCGGGTCCGCGACTCCAAGGACCCCCACGGCCCGCAGCTCGCGTTCAGCCCGGAGGCATGGGCCGACTTCGTACGGTTCGCGGCCACCTTCTGA
- a CDS encoding helix-turn-helix domain-containing protein produces the protein MTGDNGGVAGPGRRSSATDGTDSPGWDPGLDEDDSGAVVKAVGRQIKVWREAAGLKQAELGAAIGYGEELVSAVERGRRIPRPEFLDKADEALGAGGKIAAMKKDVAEARYPKKVRDLARLEAEAVELGAYGNHNLHGLLQTEEYARALFGVRRPALAEEDLERYVAARLARQEIFTRTPMVTLTFVQEEVTLRRPIGGRMVLRRQLEHLLAVGQLRNVEIQVMPTNREDHAGMGGEVQLLKLKDGTAVGHSEAQLMTRLVSSPREVHLLDLRYGIIRSQALSPRESLAFIEKVLGDT, from the coding sequence ATGACCGGGGACAACGGCGGTGTGGCGGGTCCGGGACGCAGGAGTTCCGCGACGGACGGCACGGACAGTCCCGGATGGGACCCGGGGCTGGACGAGGACGACAGCGGCGCGGTGGTGAAGGCGGTCGGTCGCCAGATCAAGGTCTGGCGGGAGGCGGCGGGCCTGAAACAGGCGGAGCTGGGCGCCGCCATCGGCTACGGCGAGGAGCTGGTCTCGGCCGTCGAGCGGGGGCGGCGCATCCCCCGGCCGGAGTTCCTGGACAAGGCGGACGAGGCCCTGGGCGCCGGCGGGAAGATCGCCGCGATGAAGAAGGACGTCGCGGAGGCGCGGTATCCCAAGAAGGTGCGGGATCTGGCCCGGCTGGAGGCCGAAGCGGTCGAGCTGGGTGCGTACGGCAATCACAACCTCCACGGGCTGCTCCAGACGGAGGAGTACGCCCGGGCGCTGTTCGGCGTGCGACGCCCGGCACTCGCCGAGGAAGACCTGGAGCGGTACGTAGCGGCTCGGCTGGCACGGCAGGAGATCTTCACCCGGACCCCCATGGTCACGCTCACCTTTGTCCAGGAAGAAGTGACGCTGCGGCGGCCCATCGGGGGCAGAATGGTGCTGCGTCGGCAGCTCGAACACCTGCTGGCGGTGGGGCAGTTGCGGAATGTCGAGATCCAAGTGATGCCGACGAACCGTGAGGACCACGCGGGGATGGGCGGCGAGGTCCAATTGCTGAAGCTCAAGGACGGTACGGCCGTGGGGCACTCGGAGGCGCAGCTCATGACGCGTCTCGTGTCCAGTCCGCGAGAGGTACACCTCCTTGATCTCCGCTACGGAATCATCCGGTCCCAGGCTCTCAGCCCACGGGAGTCACTGGCGTTCATCGAGAAAGTGCTGGGAGATACATGA
- a CDS encoding ATP-binding protein yields the protein MNHNITRIDTSAQAGLQYSVLLSATRKGARLARLLSVEQLRTQGLPFETAALIIAELASNAALHGRVPGRSFRLTLSTTANGPLVTLRIEVADTRTERVPELRRHPASDAPAPEEARESGYGLLLVEELADRWGAFLGPLPRKTVWAELDLPRP from the coding sequence GTGAACCACAACATCACTCGAATCGACACGTCCGCTCAAGCCGGTCTCCAGTACTCCGTCCTGCTGTCGGCCACCCGGAAGGGGGCCCGGTTGGCCCGGTTGCTCAGCGTGGAGCAACTGCGCACGCAAGGGCTGCCGTTCGAGACGGCGGCGCTGATCATCGCCGAGCTGGCGTCGAACGCGGCGCTGCACGGGCGGGTGCCGGGCCGCAGCTTCCGGCTGACGCTGAGCACGACGGCGAACGGGCCGCTGGTGACGCTGCGCATCGAGGTGGCCGACACCCGGACCGAGCGGGTGCCGGAACTCCGCCGGCACCCGGCCTCCGACGCCCCGGCGCCGGAGGAGGCCCGCGAGTCGGGGTACGGGCTGCTGCTGGTGGAGGAGCTGGCCGACCGGTGGGGGGCGTTCCTGGGGCCGCTCCCCCGCAAGACGGTCTGGGCGGAACTCGACCTGCCCAGGCCCTGA